The Belonocnema kinseyi isolate 2016_QV_RU_SX_M_011 chromosome 2, B_treatae_v1, whole genome shotgun sequence nucleotide sequence attttacaaataattgattgcaatttcattttacaattaatttattgtGATTTAACAATACAATCTGCATTGAACAGTATTACAGGTAACTTAAcataaataaaagaaacaaaatctgttaaaaaattattttaacactcatttaaaatactaaaactagtcagaaaaaaattggaatcaatCCATACATTTTCattcctaatttattttaaatcagcaCAACGCATAAAAACAAATTCTATGTTTAAGAACAGCAGATTATTTCCATATCGAAGtggaataaatgtattttttcgaaacttaCGAAACTAAAAATGAGTATTAGGTAGTGATTTTCTCGAAACTTGATTTAAGATACAAACATTAAATGTAATTCGAAAAGGAGTTTTTCAACTAATATTAGAAAAATCCTAAGCTTTAATATTTCGCTGACGTTTTTTTGATTTCAGATGGCGATCCATCATGTGTTTTGCCAAGCTAGATTTTCGATTTGTGATGTGAGCACAATAGTCGCATTTAAATTCCGGCTTGACTGCTGCATGTACTGAACGTTTATGCTCATTTAGAGCATTTACCCAAGTGTAACTACGAGGACATTTGTCGCATTTATGcttcttttccaatatttttgagGTTGATTTCTGATGGGAACGAACTATATGGCTATTTAAAATTCTGTTCCGTCTAAATTCTTTGCCGCAGAATTTACATATGAACTGGGGCTTGACGTCGCAATAGTATTTTTGGTGCTCACGCAAAGATTTTTGCCTTTTATAGCTGCGTGCACATTTTTCACACCTGTGCTTTTTTTCCTCTTCCGCTTCCTGAATTTTCTGTTTCTTTATGGTCTGCGGTTGGGGCTTATCCTCCAAGATATCATCTTCTTTTATATATACGGTACAAAACTTTGACggatctgaaaattcaacaaaatgtaatatgcaattgcttttttaaagttctatgatggatattttaattaaaatagtcatACCTTCGATGACTTCTTGCTTAATTTCCAAAGGGTCATCAGTTTCGCATTGGATTGTCTTAGCACCAGATTTATTGCCAGAAGAAATTGCAGTAGTTATACAAGAATATGGCCCGCCATCCTTCCTAACTGTTGATTTCTTCGATTCACTCTTTGCCTGTAGacctagaaaattaaaatattattgttacaAATAGTAATTTCAGCATATTTTAATCCTTACATTAAAGCAGATATAGATTTAACTATTAACCCATGCACAATCACATTAAACTGCCCAATGGGACTGAGGActtattttatcaatttgaatctTTCGGTTCCTATTTATAAAGcagattcaaattttaataacaaaaatgcaaCAAACACAAAAAGAAAGATCATAAAAGACCGTTTaccgaattatttaaaataataaaacacgcCAAATTGTATTCTATTTGTACAGACTTACATTCTAAAagaatgtagaaattaaattgaaagaaattcataaaagataacttttagaTTTGCTAACTTTCATAActtaatattttatatctagaaaCTTTTCGTTCACTCGTAACTGGTTGTGTTCAGAAGAACATTTTCGacctggaaaaataaaatttgtaatttgtatttcataaattctAGAAGAATTTTCATAATCATGCCTcaataccaattttttaagtttttttctagTGTATGCGACCTACACGCTTGTATGAAATTCATGTATAAACCGTTTGTCGTAGAATTTACAGTCTTACTGTGGTACGACGACGCATTCGTGTTTTatatgacaatttaaatatttattctttgaaaaaattgcgTACACTTTCCGCATTTGTAGTTTTGTCCGGTTAATGTTTTATTCCTGAATTGTATGCTCCTTGCGGGTTATTAATTAGTTGTTAACAGCCAAATAATCAGTTTCTTTTATATATGATctgaaagcttaaaaaatataatttgcaattttatatttcagttttttagtcaagataattttgaattcaataaatgtCTATGCACCAAATTATTATAGAAGAAATGGcattattttcacacgaatatgGTCATTATTTGGTCTTTCTGTTGATTTATTCGATTCATTCCTGGAACGCtgttattctaaaaaagaaaaacggtgaaaggtaaaattaataataaatcaaattagtAATTACTAATTAGAAGATGCACAGTT carries:
- the LOC117182835 gene encoding zinc finger protein 91-like, with translation MMSIQFRNKTLTGQNYKCGKCLQAKSESKKSTVRKDGGPYSCITTAISSGNKSGAKTIQCETDDPLEIKQEVIEDPSKFCTVYIKEDDILEDKPQPQTIKKQKIQEAEEEKKHRCEKCARSYKRQKSLREHQKYYCDVKPQFICKFCGKEFRRNRILNSHIVRSHQKSTSKILEKKHKCDKCPRSYTWVNALNEHKRSVHAAVKPEFKCDYCAHITNRKSSLAKHMMDRHLKSKKRQRNIKA